A single Vigna radiata var. radiata cultivar VC1973A chromosome 8, Vradiata_ver6, whole genome shotgun sequence DNA region contains:
- the LOC106771799 gene encoding uncharacterized protein LOC106771799, giving the protein MSSTEQSLKMVTAPTITDVQVEFLHFPAVITSSVTGKTYFLGGAGERGLTIEGKFIKFTAIGVYLEDKAVASLAAKWKGKSSEELIQILDFYRDIISGPFEKLIRGSKILQLSGTEYSRKVMENCVAHLKSVGTYGDAEAAAIEQFAEAFKKVNFPPGASVFYRQSPDGILGLSFSEDASIPREEAAVIENKAVSAAVLETMIGEHAVSPDLKHSLASRLPALLKAPNITDVQVEFANFPAVVTSSATGKTYFLGGAGVRGLNIEGEFVKFTAIGVYLEEKALAWLGSKWKGKSAAEFESLEFYRDIIKGPFEKFIRSTKVRTLDGPEYVRKVSENSVNFMKSNGSYGEAEEKAIEEFRYAFKDQNFPPGATAFYRQSPTGTLGLSFSKDETIPENEYAVIENKALSEAVLETMIGEIPVSPALKQSLATRFYEFLKEDNSKTE; this is encoded by the exons ATGTCATCAACAGAACAGAGTTTGAAAATGGTCACAGCACCGACTATCACCGACGTCCAGGTGGAATTCCTCCATTTTCCTGCGGTGATCACTTCATCAGTCACCGGAAAAACCTATTTCCTCGGCGGTGCAG GGGAGAGAGGATTGACGATTGAGGGGAAATTCATAAAGTTCACGGCCATCGGAGTATACTTGGAGGATAAAGCGGTGGCATCACTCGCCGCTAAGTGGAAGGGTAAGTCTTCGGAAGAGTTGATCCAGATTCTTGACTTCTACAGAGATATCATTTCAG gACCATTTGAAAAGCTAATAAGAGGGTCGAAGATTCTGCAATTGAGTGGGACAGAATACTCAAGGAAGGTGATGGAAAACTGCGTTGCACACTTGAAGTCTGTTGGAACATATGGTGATGCTGAAGCTGCAGCCATTGAACAGTTTGCAGAAGCTTTCAAGAAGGTCAATTTTCCACCTGGTGCCTCTGTTTTCTATAGGCAATCACCTGATGGAATCTTGGGG CTTAGTTTCTCTGAAGATGCATCGATACCAAGAGAAGAGGCTGCAGTTATAGAGAACAAAGCTGTATCGGCGGCAGTATTGGAGACTATGATCGGAGAACACGCTGTCTCCCCTGACTTGAAACACAGTTTGGCTTCACGATTGCCTGCGCTATTGAAAG CACCGAATATCACCGACGTCCAGGTGGAATTCGCCAACTTTCCTGCGGTGGTCACTTCATCAGCCACCGGAAAAACCTATTTCCTCGGCGGCGCAG gGGTAAGAGGGTTGAATATTGAAGGAGAGTTTGTGAAATTCACGGCGATTGGAGTTTATTTGGAAGAGAAAGCTCTTGCATGGCTGGGTTCTAAATGGAAGGGCAAAAGTGCAGCTGAATTTGAGTCCCTTGAGTTCTATAGAGATATCATCAAAG GTCCCTTTGAAAAATTCATTCGATCGACAAAGGTAAGAACATTGGATGGACCTGAATATGTTAGGAAAGTATCTGAGAACTCTGTGAACTTTATGAAATCCAATGGAAGTTACGGTGAAGCAGAAGAAAAAGCTATAGAGGAATTCAGATATGCATTCAAGGATCAAAATTTCCCACCAGGTGCAACTGCTTTCTACAGGCAATCACCCACTGGAACATTGGGG CTTAGTTTCTCAAAAGATGAGACGATTCCAGAAAATGAGTATGCAGTGATAGAGAACAAGGCACTTTCAGAGGCAGTGCTGGAGACTATGATTGGAGAGATTCCTGTTTCTCCTGCTTTGAAACAGAGTTTGGCTACAAGATTTTATGAGTTTCTGAAAGAGGACAATTCCAAGACTGAGTGA
- the LOC106772283 gene encoding uncharacterized protein LOC106772283 yields the protein MSWLRSAVNKAVEVGNNNNLTRTVKNYADTVVQQAGQAVAEGAKILQDRIGARNYKSVAETIKRLEDAAISYRGPERVQLLRRWVAVLQEIQKLSEASLAEGKERTLEQHLAVEEAKENPRRPSLVLYYDSDVGGEPLNFRDVFLQSQALEGIALSMIIHAPDEEEVSLLLEMFELCLTGGKEVHNAIVSSLQDLATSFSSYEDEVLVKREELLQFAQGAITGLKINSDVARIDSEASILKKKLTEITSKGSVNKVDFKAAEETPATLEALKIALAQIRICSKLEALLLKKKNLSNGDSPEVHAQKVDKLKVLTESLANSAVKAEKRILDNRVQKEEALKVRVAKDGEASEKEKELTAEISELQRKKEDLEAELKKVNTSLAAAQARLWNVREERDQFEEANNQIVEHLKIKEDEFSKSINSCKVEADVIKTWINFLEDTWVLQQSNAKTNDKLVNDELERHEDYFVNLAIQLLTAYQKELEPSINHIGTFVVNLKNLNQRLEMTPNPDTEDLEGLSPRKNLEEEYLTYEAKIITTFSVVDTMKQQFYAQHGKVSRSDEDRVKELFDGIEKLRTEFESIERPILDIESPAKVETPPSEKKLDGAPSLSAPAHGAQLSKPETDEQPKSSSVKAEQLLDHAAELAKLESEIGRVSDEYSSEEIGDWEFDELEKELTSS from the exons ATGTCGTGGCTGAGATCTGCGGTGAACAAAGCCGTCGAAGTCGGCAACAATAACAACCTCACTCGTACCGTCAAGAACTACGCCGACACCGTCGTACAGCAAGCCGGTCAAGCCGTCGCCGAGGGTGCCAAAATCCTTCAGGATCGCATT GGTGCTAGGAATTACAAAAGTGTTGCGGAGACCATTAAGAGGTTGGAAGACGCTGCTATCTCTTACCGGGGACCTGAGAGAGTGCAGTTGCTTAGAAGATGGGTGGCTGTGCTTCAAGAGATTCAGAAGTTGTCTGAAGCCTCGTTGGCTGAAGGTAAAGAGAGGACTCTAGAGCAGCACCTTGCAGTTGAAGAAGCCAAGGAGAACCCAAGGAGACCATCTCTG GTTCTTTACTATGATTCTGATGTTGGGGGTGAACCATTAAATTTTCGTGATGTTTTCCTTCAAAGTCAGGCATTAGAGGGTATAGCATTATCCATG ATTATTCATGCTCCTGACGAGGAAGAGGTTTCCCTTCTCCTGGAGATGTTTGA ACTCTGTCTTACTGGAGGAAAAGAAGTTCATAATGCCATAGTGAGCAGCCTGCAAGATTTAGCAACCTCTTTTTCAAGCTATGAAGATGAAGTACTG GTGAAGCGAGAGGAATTGCTTCAATTTGCACAAGGTGCCATCACTGGATTGAAAATCAATTCTGATGTTGCAAG AATAGATTCTGAAGCCTCTATTCTTAAGAAAAAGCTCACTGAGATAACTTCAAAGGGGTCTGTAAACAAAGTTGATTTTAAAGCTGCCGAGGAAACACCAGCAACTCTAGAG GCTTTGAAAATTGCCCTTGCTCAAATTAGAATCTGTTCCAAACTGGAAGCATTATtgctgaagaaaaaaaatttaagcaaTGGAGACTCTCCTGAAGTTCATGCTCAAAAG GTTGATAAGCTGAAGGTTTTAACGGAATCTCTTGCCAACTCTGCTGTAAAAGCTGAAAAACGTATTTTAGATAACAG AGTACAAAAGGAGGAAGCATTAAAAGTTCGGGTAGCTAAAGATGGTGAAGCTAGTGAAAAGGAGAAG GAACTGACAGCAGAGATATCTGAACTGCAACGTAAAAAAGAAGATCTTGAAGCTGAATTGAAAAAG GTTAACACTTCTTTGGCTGCTGCTCAAGCACGACTATGGAATGTGAGGGAAGAGAGAGACCAGTTTGAGGAAGCAAACAATCAGATAGTTGAGCACCTGAAGATAAAG GAAGatgaattttcaaaatccattAACTCATGTAAGGTTGAAGCAGATGTTATCAAAACCTGGATTAATTTTCTGGAAGATACTTGGGTTCTTCAGCAGTCAAATGCAAAAACTAACGACAAGCTGGTCAA TGATGAATTGGAGAGACATGAGGACTACTTTGTGAACTTGGCCATTCAACTTCTTACTGCTTACCAG AAAGAGTTAGAGCCTTCTATTAACCATATTGGAACATTTGTCGTGAACCTCAAGAATTTAAATCAGAG ATTAGAGATGACACCCAATCCTGATACTGAGGATTTAGAAGGATTAAGTCCAAGGAAAAACCTTGAGGAGGAATATTTGACGTACGAAGCCAAG ATTATTACCACTTTCAGTGTTGTGGATACTATGAAACAGCAGTTTTACGCTCAGCATGGGAAAGTTTCCAG GAGCGATGAAGATAGAGTTAAAGAGCTGTTTGATGGCATTGAAAAGTTGCGAACTGAATTTGAGTCTATTGAGAGACCAATTCTTGATATAGAGAGTCCTGCAAAGGTTGAAACTCCACCTTCTGAGAAAAAGTTGGATGGTGCTCCTTCACTTTCTGCGCCAGCTCATGGTGCACAGCTTTCAAAGCCTGAGACGGATGAACAGCCAAAATCATCTTCAGTTAAGGCAGAGCAGCTATTAGACCATGCAGCTGAGTTAGCAAAGCTGGAATCTGAGATAGGGAGGGTCAGTGATGAGTATTCATCAGAAGAAATTGGTGATTGGGAGTTTGATGAGCTTGAAAAAGAATTGACTTCTAGTTAG
- the LOC106770816 gene encoding chalcone--flavonone isomerase, producing MATTAPTITDVQVEFLHFPAVVTSPATGKTYFLGGAGERGLTIEGKFIKFTAIGVYLEDKAVTSLAAKWKGKPSEELIEILDFYRDIISGPFEKLIRGSKILQLSGTEYSKKVMENCVAHLKSVGTYGDAEAAAIEQFAEAFKKVNFPPGASVFYRQSPDGILGLSFSEDASIPGEEAAVIENKAVSAAVLETMIGEHAVSPDLKRSLASRLPAVLKDGIIL from the exons ATGGCCACAACAGCACCCACGATCACCGACGTCCAGGTGGAATTCCTCCACTTCCCTGCGGTGGTCACTTCACCAGCCACCGGAAAAACCTATTTTCTCGGCGGCGCAG GGGAGAGAGGATTGACAATTGAGGGGAAATTCATAAAGTTCACGGCCATCGGAGTATACTTGGAGGATAAAGCGGTGACATCACTCGCCGCTAAGTGGAAGGGTAAGCCTTCGGAAGAGTTGATCGAGATTCTTGACTTCTACAGAGATATCATTTCAG gACCATTTGAAAAGCTAATAAGAGGATCGAAGATTCTGCAATTGAGTGGGACAGAATACTCAAAGAAGGTGATGGAAAACTGCGTTGCACACTTGAAGTCTGTTGGGACATATGGTGATGCTGAAGCTGCAGCCATTGAACAGTTTGCAGAAGCTTTCAAGAAGGTCAATTTTCCACCTGGTGCCTCTGTTTTCTACAGACAATCACCTGATGGAATCTTGGGG CTTAGTTTCTCTGAAGATGCATCGATACCAGGAGAAGAGGCTGCAGTTATAGAGAACAAAGCTGTATCGGCTGCAGTATTGGAGACTATGATCGGAGAGCACGCTGTCTCCCCTGACTTGAAACGCAGTTTGGCTTCACGATTGCCTGCGGTATTGAAGGACGGCATTATACTCTGA
- the LOC106771802 gene encoding chalcone--flavonone isomerase-like, which yields MSLPSVTAVDVENVTFPPTINPPSSATAFFLAGAGVRGLQIQDNFVKFTAIGIYLQPNAVPLLSVKWNAKSAHELTESVEFFRDIVTGPFEKFMQVTMILPLTGQQYSEKVAENCVAIWKSLGIYTDAEAQAIDKFVTVFKDETFPPGSSILFTVSPSGSLLISFSKDGSIPEEASTVIDNKLLSEAVLESMIGKHGVSPAAKQSLATRLSELFKEGGVSESHN from the exons ATGTCGCTCCCTTCCGTAACCGCCGTAGACGTCGAAAACGTCACCTTCCCTCCCACCATCAACCCTCCCTCTTCCGCCACCGCCTTCTTCCTCGCCGGTGCCGGCGTCAGGGGCCTCCAGATTCAAGACAATTTCGTTAAATTCACCGCCATTGGGATCTACCTCCAACCTAACGCCGTTCCTCTTCTCTCCGTCAAATGGAACGCCAAGTCTGCTCATGAATTAACGGAATCCGTCGAATTCTTCAGAGACATCGTTACAG GGCCGTTTGAGAAATTTATGCAGGTGACAATGATCTTACCCTTGACGGGGCAGCAATACTCAGAGAAAGTTGCAGAAAATTGTGTTGCCATTTGGAAGTCTCTTGGGATATACACTGATGCAGAAGCTCAGGCAATAGACAAGTTTGTTACTGTTTTCAAAGACGAAACATTCCCACCAGGCTCCTCTATCCTTTTCACTGTTTCACCCAGTGGATCATTATTG ATAAGTTTCTCTAAAGATGGATCCATTCCAGAAGAAGCCAGCACTGTCATAGATAATAAACTACTTTCAGAGGCTGTGCTGGAGTCGATGATTGGTAAGCATGGCGTCTCCCCTGCAGCAAAACAGAGTTTGGCCACCAGATTATCTGAGTTATTCAAAGAGGGGGGTGTCTCTGAATCTCATAACTGA